From Aspergillus fumigatus Af293 chromosome 5, whole genome shotgun sequence, a single genomic window includes:
- a CDS encoding RING finger protein — MLQKLESICPTKPYDEWVEHTQTEQDLSDRSSAHFTCSMCLEDVNGTDLMHVLSCRHVYHAHCLEQWFLGRHFSCPLCNRSFFEEVEPGPEPGPDNV; from the exons atgctgcagaagctcgaGAGTATCTGTCCCACCAAACCGTATGACGAATGGGTCGAACACACTCAGACTGAGCAGGACTTGTCTGATCGGTCTTCGGCGCATTTCACATG TTCCATGTGTCTGGAAGATGTCAATGGCACCGATCTAATGCACGTGCTCTCCTGTCGCCATGTGTATCACGCACACTGCCTGGAGCAGTGGTTCCTTGGGCGTCACTTTTCGTGTCCTCTATGTAACCGATCCTTCTTCGAAGAGGTGGAGCCGGGGCCCGAGCCGGGGCCCGATAACGTCTAG